A portion of the Bacillus sp. es.034 genome contains these proteins:
- a CDS encoding acyltransferase family protein gives MKQRDYYFDNAKFILIFLVVFGHVIRSYIESDPFILSLYKTIYTFHMPAFILVAGFFAKGFYKKGYIQKLAKKLILPYIVFQLIYTVYYHFLYQKSTFEVDPLNPHWSLWFLISLFCWNALLYAFIKWFKFKPGMGLTVAFSLGLLVGFADVISNYLSLSRTFVFFPIFLMGYYMEKEHFEYFKTGKARLVAGSLFVIVFLGMYFIPEFSDKWLLGSKPYGDFEWNNVISMGVRAAVYLLNVVMIFSFFTFVPTKRQFFTKWGKNTLYVYLLHGFLIRLFRESHLKDTIDPNTSLLLLLGVSFVLTMIFSTKFFTSITQPIIEFRSTRLQKLLSKREMKTR, from the coding sequence ATGAAACAGCGCGACTATTACTTCGACAATGCCAAGTTCATTTTGATCTTTTTGGTGGTATTTGGACATGTCATCCGATCCTATATCGAAAGCGATCCCTTTATCCTTTCATTGTATAAAACGATATACACCTTCCACATGCCGGCCTTCATCCTTGTGGCAGGGTTCTTCGCGAAAGGATTCTATAAAAAAGGATATATCCAGAAACTTGCTAAAAAGTTGATACTTCCCTACATTGTGTTTCAACTGATTTATACGGTGTACTATCATTTTCTTTATCAAAAATCAACATTCGAGGTGGATCCACTTAATCCTCACTGGTCACTGTGGTTCCTTATCAGCCTTTTCTGCTGGAACGCACTCCTTTATGCTTTCATCAAATGGTTTAAATTCAAACCTGGAATGGGCTTGACAGTGGCTTTTTCACTTGGACTGCTTGTAGGGTTCGCTGATGTTATCTCGAATTATCTAAGCTTGTCCCGAACATTTGTGTTCTTTCCTATATTCCTGATGGGGTACTACATGGAGAAGGAGCACTTCGAATATTTTAAAACGGGTAAAGCCCGTTTAGTGGCAGGTTCATTATTTGTAATCGTATTTTTAGGGATGTATTTTATACCTGAATTCTCAGACAAATGGCTCCTTGGTTCCAAACCATACGGAGATTTTGAATGGAACAACGTAATCAGCATGGGTGTCAGGGCGGCTGTTTACTTATTAAACGTCGTGATGATCTTCAGCTTTTTCACATTTGTTCCTACAAAGAGACAATTTTTCACCAAATGGGGGAAAAACACTCTCTATGTATACTTACTCCACGGTTTTCTCATTCGGTTATTCCGTGAAAGCCATCTTAAGGACACGATTGATCCTAACACCAGTCTGTTACTGTTACTCGGGGTATCCTTTGTACTGACGATGATATTTTCAACTAAATTCTTTACCAGTATCACGCAGCCCATCATCGAGTTTAGATCAACCAGGCTGCAGAAACTGCTTTCCAAAAGGGAAATGAAAACAAGATAA
- a CDS encoding TrkH family potassium uptake protein, protein MWYKLRLNLNKLTPAQVIVTYYLLAVTIATVLLSLPIAHKSGAEWSFLDAIFTAVSAVSVTGLTVVSTVDTFNTTGIFILMFVLQFGGIGIMTLGTFFWLIVGKKIGLKERRLIMTDQNQTSLAGLVSLLKQILLLIIFIEIVGAFILGVYFLGYYPTWQQAFIHGLFASVSATTNAGFDITGQSLIPYANDYFVQFITIILLTLGAIGFPVLIETKDYLMSKKRNKHHFSLYSKITTVTFFGLMIFGTLVIFLFEYNRFFEGMEWHESFFYSFFQSATTRNGGLATMNVAEFSTPTLLVMSALMFIGASPSSVGGGIRTTTFALNILFLFHFAKGNQTIKIFKREIHHQDVIKSLVVTMMAIFICFLSVIILTFTEDHSIMEIVFEVASAFGTTGLSMGITSELSSIGKCVIIALMFIGRVGILSFLFMIGGKEKTAKYHYPKERVIIG, encoded by the coding sequence ATGTGGTATAAGCTTAGATTGAATTTAAATAAATTAACTCCTGCACAAGTGATCGTAACGTATTATCTACTGGCTGTCACGATTGCAACCGTACTGCTCAGTCTTCCCATTGCTCATAAATCCGGGGCAGAGTGGAGTTTCCTGGATGCAATCTTTACAGCGGTAAGCGCTGTGAGCGTGACAGGGCTTACCGTTGTGAGCACGGTCGACACATTTAATACAACGGGAATATTCATTTTAATGTTTGTTCTCCAATTCGGTGGAATTGGGATCATGACACTCGGTACGTTTTTCTGGTTGATCGTAGGAAAGAAGATAGGCTTGAAAGAGCGCCGCCTCATCATGACGGATCAAAACCAGACAAGCCTGGCTGGGCTCGTAAGTTTATTAAAACAAATATTATTACTGATCATCTTCATTGAGATCGTCGGAGCATTCATCTTAGGTGTCTATTTCTTAGGTTATTATCCCACGTGGCAGCAGGCTTTTATCCATGGACTATTTGCCTCTGTCAGTGCCACGACGAATGCGGGCTTCGATATTACAGGTCAGTCACTTATTCCGTATGCGAACGACTACTTTGTCCAGTTCATCACTATCATTTTATTGACACTCGGAGCCATTGGGTTCCCCGTTCTCATCGAGACGAAGGATTATCTCATGAGCAAGAAGAGAAACAAACATCACTTTTCTTTGTATTCAAAGATTACGACGGTTACGTTCTTTGGATTAATGATATTCGGGACATTGGTCATCTTTCTCTTTGAATACAACCGCTTTTTTGAGGGGATGGAGTGGCATGAGTCATTTTTCTATTCGTTTTTCCAATCGGCTACAACAAGGAACGGAGGCCTCGCCACTATGAATGTGGCTGAGTTTTCTACTCCCACCTTATTGGTCATGAGTGCCCTTATGTTCATCGGGGCCTCACCAAGCTCGGTTGGTGGAGGGATCAGGACCACGACATTCGCCCTGAATATTTTATTTTTGTTCCATTTTGCAAAGGGAAATCAAACCATTAAGATATTCAAAAGGGAAATTCACCATCAGGATGTCATCAAATCCCTTGTCGTGACGATGATGGCCATTTTTATCTGTTTCCTATCTGTCATCATCCTCACTTTCACTGAGGACCATTCCATTATGGAGATTGTCTTTGAAGTTGCTTCCGCGTTCGGAACGACGGGATTATCCATGGGAATCACCTCTGAACTTTCCTCGATCGGCAAATGTGTGATCATCGCACTGATGTTTATCGGTCGTGTGGGGATTCTCTCCTTCCTCTTTATGATTGGAGGAAAAGAAAAAACAGCTAAATACCACTATCCAAAAGAACGAGTCATCATTGGGTAA
- a CDS encoding anti-sigma factor domain-containing protein, which yields MKKGIIMEIKQDNLVMMTPEGEFLTGRKQPDQQYAIGEEIPFFPLNSRTHKPKSIFKWNWNWRVSTSLLTVLVVIIALFSSSVLQNNRAYAYVSVDINPSMELTLNKDQQVLNIKPYNDDAKVLLKELGDWKNEEVGEVTEKIFLLSERLGYLNGIQNVFITSSFIDDSDPKRETELLDELNEFVEDYGTDHSTNIIMKETSREFREKASDKGMTAGSLIRETEQKDSTRTTKPVKNESKKEDNEIQDKMIKQEKEKQKKAIIDEKIKAENQKVNPPVKEKKENVDKAQKPQKNHDQRHKPNLENKGEKGKSEKSQMGNPLNGNNWNRGNDKPNRGHDHSTGNDQGYHGNNDKDNDHQNNRNEEKKQSHENRKENKND from the coding sequence ATGAAAAAAGGGATCATTATGGAAATCAAACAGGATAACCTGGTGATGATGACACCGGAAGGAGAATTTCTTACAGGAAGAAAGCAGCCCGATCAACAGTATGCGATAGGCGAAGAAATTCCTTTCTTTCCTTTGAACTCAAGAACTCATAAACCAAAATCAATTTTCAAGTGGAATTGGAATTGGAGAGTGTCGACATCTTTGCTGACGGTTCTTGTCGTCATCATTGCCTTGTTCTCAAGTTCTGTTCTGCAGAACAACCGGGCTTATGCCTATGTTTCAGTCGATATTAATCCCAGTATGGAACTTACATTAAATAAAGATCAGCAGGTATTGAATATCAAGCCGTACAATGATGATGCCAAGGTTCTCTTAAAGGAACTGGGTGATTGGAAAAATGAAGAGGTTGGTGAAGTGACGGAGAAAATCTTCCTTTTAAGTGAAAGACTCGGATATTTAAACGGTATTCAAAATGTTTTCATTACTTCTTCCTTCATTGATGATTCTGATCCGAAACGGGAAACCGAATTACTCGACGAATTGAATGAGTTTGTCGAGGATTACGGTACTGATCATTCCACGAACATCATCATGAAAGAAACATCCCGGGAGTTTAGGGAAAAAGCCTCTGATAAAGGGATGACTGCAGGTTCCCTCATTCGTGAAACTGAACAAAAAGATTCCACTCGAACAACGAAGCCTGTAAAAAATGAATCAAAAAAAGAAGATAACGAAATTCAAGATAAAATGATCAAACAAGAAAAAGAGAAACAAAAGAAAGCTATCATAGATGAAAAAATCAAAGCTGAGAATCAAAAGGTGAATCCGCCAGTAAAAGAGAAGAAAGAAAATGTGGATAAGGCTCAAAAACCTCAAAAAAACCATGATCAACGTCACAAGCCTAACCTTGAAAATAAAGGGGAGAAGGGAAAGTCCGAGAAGTCACAAATGGGAAATCCCTTAAATGGTAACAATTGGAACCGAGGGAATGACAAACCTAATAGAGGGCATGATCATTCTACGGGAAATGACCAAGGATACCATGGAAACAATGATAAGGATAATGATCATCAAAATAATCGAAACGAAGAAAAGAAACAGAGTCATGAAAACAGAAAAGAAAATAAAAATGACTAA
- a CDS encoding alpha/beta-type small acid-soluble spore protein, with protein sequence MARSSNKLLVPGVEQYLDQVKYEIAQEFGVTLGSDTVARSNGSVGGEITKRLVMQAQSQLTGQQTK encoded by the coding sequence ATGGCTAGAAGTTCAAATAAATTACTTGTTCCTGGTGTTGAACAGTACCTTGATCAAGTGAAATATGAAATCGCCCAGGAGTTTGGCGTGACGCTTGGATCTGATACAGTTGCCCGCTCTAATGGATCAGTTGGGGGAGAAATCACGAAGCGTCTTGTGATGCAAGCTCAATCTCAATTAACTGGACAACAAACTAAATAA
- a CDS encoding radical SAM protein, with protein sequence MKKVVLSTLNAKYIHTNLAIRCLKAYAEPQHEIELSEYTIKDPTLNIVTDLFSKKPDIIGFSCYIWNIEETIKVIQILRKIMPEVTIILGGPEVTYDVPYWLERLEDVDFIVIGEGEESFKQLLDQLDGDKDWSKVHGVAYLADGKPVIKPQQNKIDLREVPSPFRFQEDLQELGKRVTYIETSRGCPFRCQFCLSSIEVGVRYFDREKVKEDIRFLMKHGAKTIKFVDRTFNISRSYAMEMFQFLIDEHLPGTVFQFEITADIMRPEVIEFLNEHAPRGLFRFEIGIQSTNDETNDLVMRKQNYKKLTRTVTMVKEGKKIDQHLDLIAGLPEEDYQSFRKTFNDVFEMRPEELQLGFLKMLRGTGLRIRANDHQYTYMDTSPYEILGNNVLSFDDIVRIKQVEDVLEKYWNDHRMDRTIEYLVTECFDTPFDFFQQFGSYWENRGWSRIGHQLEDLFKRLFEFLSTETSFQISVIEGLMKLDYLDNQKYKPRKPWWTHELTKEERSAIYQSLLAQPTIAGEAFANLKLNEKELYKHTLLETIRSKEGQDQYVLAYFEPSTGQSTVFEFERQLVQ encoded by the coding sequence ATGAAGAAAGTCGTCTTAAGTACGTTAAATGCAAAATACATTCACACGAATTTAGCTATTCGGTGTCTAAAGGCCTATGCCGAACCCCAACACGAAATTGAGCTCTCCGAGTATACGATAAAGGATCCAACCCTTAATATCGTTACCGACTTATTCTCTAAAAAGCCGGACATCATCGGATTCAGCTGTTACATCTGGAATATCGAAGAAACGATCAAAGTCATTCAGATCCTTCGAAAAATCATGCCGGAGGTGACGATCATCCTCGGAGGTCCCGAAGTGACTTATGACGTTCCCTATTGGCTTGAGCGCCTGGAAGACGTCGACTTCATTGTAATTGGCGAAGGAGAAGAATCCTTCAAACAATTATTGGATCAGCTTGATGGTGATAAAGATTGGTCGAAGGTACATGGAGTGGCTTATTTAGCTGACGGTAAGCCTGTCATCAAGCCACAACAAAATAAAATTGATTTAAGGGAGGTCCCTTCCCCTTTCCGTTTTCAGGAAGATCTGCAAGAGCTCGGCAAGAGGGTTACCTATATCGAGACAAGCAGAGGATGCCCTTTCCGCTGTCAATTCTGTCTTTCTTCTATTGAAGTGGGTGTACGCTACTTTGACCGTGAAAAGGTAAAAGAAGATATCCGATTCTTGATGAAACATGGGGCGAAAACCATTAAGTTTGTTGACCGGACCTTTAATATCAGCCGGAGCTACGCAATGGAAATGTTCCAATTCCTTATTGACGAGCACTTGCCGGGTACCGTCTTTCAATTTGAAATCACAGCAGACATCATGCGTCCCGAAGTGATTGAATTCCTCAATGAACATGCACCACGTGGCCTATTCCGATTTGAAATTGGCATCCAATCAACCAACGATGAAACAAATGATCTGGTCATGAGAAAACAAAACTATAAAAAGCTCACGAGAACCGTCACCATGGTGAAAGAAGGTAAAAAAATCGATCAGCATCTGGATTTGATCGCAGGTCTGCCTGAAGAGGATTACCAATCATTCCGTAAAACGTTCAATGATGTGTTTGAAATGAGACCTGAAGAGCTACAATTAGGATTTCTTAAGATGCTGCGCGGGACGGGCCTGAGAATTCGCGCAAATGATCATCAATATACGTATATGGATACTTCTCCTTATGAAATCTTGGGGAATAACGTATTGTCTTTCGACGATATCGTTCGGATTAAGCAAGTGGAAGACGTATTGGAGAAATATTGGAACGATCACCGCATGGATCGAACGATTGAGTATCTGGTTACTGAATGCTTTGACACGCCATTTGATTTCTTCCAGCAGTTTGGTTCCTATTGGGAAAATCGGGGATGGTCCCGGATCGGCCATCAGCTGGAAGACCTGTTCAAACGACTATTTGAATTTTTGTCCACAGAAACAAGCTTTCAAATATCAGTCATTGAAGGTCTCATGAAACTCGACTATTTAGACAATCAAAAATACAAACCAAGAAAACCGTGGTGGACGCATGAGCTGACGAAGGAAGAACGATCTGCCATTTATCAAAGTCTTTTGGCACAGCCAACCATCGCAGGCGAGGCATTTGCCAATCTGAAATTAAATGAAAAAGAGTTGTATAAGCATACACTCCTTGAAACGATCCGTTCAAAAGAAGGTCAGGATCAATACGTCCTTGCCTACTTTGAACCCTCAACTGGTCAATCAACCGTATTCGAGTTTGAACGTCAACTTGTTCAATGA
- a CDS encoding PAS domain S-box protein, with protein MTNSSNVKEEQNRDLCHPVDREICSASPMPMLVINEELKIVYANPEAYETLESNDENVIGKLFSSFFSSVPAPIVAHYKEVMETGKTLEDETLMNVNDKKIIHVELLLKKSTISPNAYLYFKDVTELKEKERKDHLNVHLLSNIFQNASEGIVLFDINGNINDVNHAFSLQVGLDKDEITKRNISSFIPENAHYKVEKIKELISQNKKARGEIPIKKSQSMSIVEFTTSPYVHHKLHMAILRDVTEKRQMEIQLKRNEELFKGLFEEAIDAIVLWDQDGRVLKANSSALKIFECTLSELLSKKIRDFVYPLESQKFDLVMEQLYRSGAIRDEVLFLMPNNQLKHLEFTSKLHSVDGYNMTIFRNVSERYQMEKELRESEERFRKIFEGSLDGLLLTNHNYVVVDANPEVSNIITLDKDQLIGKDVREILNIEPGDEAYEDYLHQLKEEGQATFLKTLTTSRDRVQYVELSSKYNLLSNLNLTIIRDITDQIEMQEQLRKSDTLSVVGELAAGIAHEIRNPMTALKGFIQLLENSVGKDHEMYFNVITSEFQRIESIITEFLVLAKPQAIQYQETNLIRIMKDTVELLSAQAVMHNVQYEERYQEDLPTIVAEPNQLKQVFINVIKNAIEVMSDGGVISISIGETEDGLIHIEIKDQGGGISKDKIKKLGEPFYTTKERGTGLGLMVSFKIIKEHRGSVQVESIVGEGTVFHIYLPKS; from the coding sequence ATGACTAATAGTAGTAATGTGAAGGAAGAGCAAAATAGGGATTTATGTCATCCCGTCGATAGGGAAATTTGCTCAGCTTCACCCATGCCGATGCTTGTGATCAATGAAGAGTTGAAAATCGTTTATGCCAACCCCGAAGCATATGAAACCCTGGAGTCTAATGATGAGAATGTTATAGGGAAGCTCTTCAGCTCATTTTTCTCTTCCGTGCCCGCGCCCATAGTGGCCCATTATAAAGAAGTAATGGAAACGGGTAAAACATTGGAAGACGAAACCCTGATGAATGTTAATGATAAGAAAATCATCCATGTCGAGCTTTTGCTAAAAAAATCGACCATTTCACCTAATGCTTATTTATACTTTAAGGATGTAACGGAACTGAAGGAGAAGGAGCGCAAAGATCATTTAAATGTACACTTACTATCGAACATCTTCCAGAATGCTTCAGAGGGGATCGTGTTATTCGATATTAATGGAAATATCAATGATGTGAATCATGCATTCAGTTTGCAAGTGGGCCTCGATAAGGATGAGATCACCAAGAGGAATATCAGTTCCTTCATTCCCGAGAATGCACATTATAAGGTTGAAAAAATCAAAGAATTGATTTCTCAAAATAAAAAAGCCCGTGGTGAAATTCCGATCAAGAAATCACAAAGCATGTCAATCGTGGAATTTACGACAAGTCCATACGTCCATCATAAGCTCCACATGGCCATCCTCAGAGATGTAACGGAAAAAAGGCAAATGGAGATTCAACTGAAGCGTAATGAGGAATTGTTCAAAGGTTTGTTTGAAGAAGCAATTGACGCCATTGTCTTATGGGATCAGGACGGAAGGGTACTTAAAGCGAACTCTTCAGCACTGAAAATATTCGAATGCACACTTTCCGAGCTCCTCTCAAAAAAAATCAGGGACTTCGTTTATCCTTTGGAAAGCCAGAAGTTCGATTTGGTCATGGAACAATTATATAGAAGCGGGGCTATAAGGGATGAGGTGTTGTTCCTCATGCCGAACAACCAGCTCAAACATTTGGAATTCACGTCCAAGCTTCATTCCGTGGATGGTTATAATATGACCATATTCCGTAATGTCAGTGAACGATATCAAATGGAGAAGGAGCTGCGGGAGAGTGAGGAGAGATTCCGGAAGATATTCGAAGGTTCATTGGACGGATTGCTTCTGACCAATCACAATTATGTCGTCGTTGATGCGAACCCTGAAGTGAGTAACATCATTACGTTGGATAAAGATCAGCTCATCGGTAAAGATGTACGGGAGATATTGAATATTGAGCCGGGTGACGAAGCCTATGAGGATTACCTGCATCAATTGAAGGAGGAAGGTCAGGCAACGTTTTTAAAGACGCTGACAACCTCCAGGGACAGGGTTCAATACGTTGAATTATCGTCGAAATACAATTTACTCTCTAACCTGAATTTAACCATCATCCGGGACATCACCGATCAAATCGAGATGCAGGAACAACTGAGAAAATCTGACACATTAAGTGTGGTGGGGGAGCTTGCGGCAGGGATCGCCCATGAGATCAGAAACCCGATGACTGCACTTAAAGGATTCATCCAACTGCTTGAGAACAGCGTCGGTAAAGATCATGAGATGTATTTTAATGTGATCACTTCCGAATTCCAGCGTATTGAGTCAATCATTACGGAGTTTCTCGTATTGGCCAAACCTCAGGCGATCCAATACCAGGAGACGAATTTAATCAGGATCATGAAGGATACAGTGGAATTACTGAGTGCACAGGCTGTCATGCATAATGTTCAGTATGAGGAAAGGTATCAGGAAGACCTTCCAACCATAGTGGCTGAACCCAATCAGTTAAAACAGGTTTTCATCAATGTCATTAAGAATGCGATTGAAGTCATGTCGGATGGAGGCGTGATTTCCATCAGCATCGGGGAGACAGAGGACGGGTTGATTCATATCGAGATTAAAGACCAGGGAGGCGGAATCTCAAAGGATAAAATCAAGAAGCTCGGCGAACCTTTTTATACCACAAAAGAAAGAGGGACTGGACTTGGGCTTATGGTAAGCTTTAAGATTATTAAAGAACATAGGGGCAGCGTTCAGGTTGAAAGCATTGTTGGAGAGGGAACCGTTTTCCATATCTATCTGCCTAAATCATAA
- the sigI gene encoding RNA polymerase sigma factor SigI yields MLNVLLFLLAKQKKKQSLEEMAVQIQNGDEQLLNTVLEDYKPFIKKTVSSVCKRYIYESDDEFSIGLIAFHDAILKYNHQRGSSIISFSEVIIKRKVIDYIRKNGKFQDISFDLGLFEDGEDSPGLTIDQIVSVEEFGKQEEARKRREEILYFQEQLARYKLSFHDLVEQSPKHEDARLNAIEIAKKVVSSPELLDYLTEKRRLPIKNLEKQVNVTRKTIERNRKYIIAISLILIGDYVYLRDYLKGRLEI; encoded by the coding sequence ATGCTAAATGTTCTACTATTTCTACTCGCTAAACAAAAGAAAAAGCAATCGCTTGAAGAGATGGCGGTCCAGATACAAAATGGTGATGAGCAATTATTGAACACAGTGCTCGAAGACTATAAGCCATTTATTAAAAAAACGGTATCATCGGTCTGTAAACGTTACATATATGAAAGTGACGATGAATTCAGCATCGGTTTGATTGCCTTTCATGATGCCATTTTAAAATATAATCATCAACGTGGGTCTTCCATTATCAGTTTCTCTGAAGTGATCATCAAGCGGAAAGTGATTGATTATATCAGAAAAAATGGGAAGTTCCAGGATATAAGCTTCGATTTGGGCTTATTTGAGGATGGGGAAGATTCTCCAGGTTTGACAATAGATCAGATTGTGTCCGTAGAGGAATTCGGAAAACAGGAGGAAGCCAGAAAGAGACGGGAAGAGATTCTTTACTTTCAGGAACAACTGGCTCGATACAAGTTGTCCTTTCACGATCTGGTTGAACAATCTCCTAAACATGAAGATGCAAGGTTGAATGCCATAGAAATCGCCAAAAAGGTAGTGAGTTCACCAGAACTTTTAGATTATCTTACAGAAAAAAGACGATTACCGATAAAAAATTTAGAAAAACAGGTGAACGTCACCAGAAAAACAATTGAGAGAAATAGAAAATATATTATAGCCATTTCTCTCATTCTTATAGGGGATTATGTTTATTTACGGGATTATTTAAAAGGGCGGTTAGAGATATGA